From Magnetofaba australis IT-1:
CAGGAGTCGATGAAGGGCCAGGCGGCCAGACCCACGCCCACCACGCCTACGGCGCTGGTGGCGGTGATCAGGAAATCCCGGCGGTTCTCTTCAGCATGCTCGTTAACCATCGGTTCTCTTGCCTCCGAAAGTGTCGAGGAGTCGCGGTCGCCGACATGGCGGCCTGTGGGACGACTTGTAAGGCGGCTCCCCAACCTATGGGTGATGCCTCCCATTTTTGCTGCGCGTTCAGTCTCTTGGTTGAACTTTGCAGCGTATCAGCACATACTAATAATTTAATAAAATCAGCGTAACATCGCACATGAAAGCCGCCTCGTCAAGCCTCATTTGGGAACGGACGGCGGCTTCGGGGCGTGGGGAGCAGCGGCATGCAAGAGGGGTCTGACGGAGCGCGATTGGTCGGTGGTCCACCCGGCAACGGGGTGTTGAAAGTGGCGCTGCTGCGCCCGGAGATTCCGCCCAATACGGGCAACATCATGCGCTTGTGCGCAGCCACTGGGTGTGAATTGCACTTGATCGGGCCGTTGGGCTTTCGTCTGGATGAGGCGTCGCTCAAGCGTGCGGGGATGGATTATCGGCATTGGGCGCAGGTTTTTCGCTATGCCGACTGGGATGCGTTTTGCGCATCCGAGGCGGGCCAGGGACGCATTATTCCGGTGAGCACGCGCGGCGCACAGCGGCTGGATCAACTGACCATTGCGCAGGGAGATCTGTTTCTGTTCGGCGCGGAGGGCAGTGGTTTGCCCGCCGAGATTCTGGCTCAGGCGCCGCAGGTGGCGCGCATCCCCATGACGGCCCAGGCGCGCAGCTTGAACCTGGCCAACAGCGTCGCCATCGTCCTGTATGGGGCGCTGGCGACGCTGGGGTATCCAGGGTTGGAATAGGTTCTTAGAAGCCCACCGCCAGTTCGGGACCGTGGGCCACCTCCTCCTCGGTGAGGTTGAGATTGTCGTTCTCAAAGGTGGTCATGCGGGCGTTGTAGCGCACTTCCAGATAGCGGTCGTTGTTGAATGTGTGGCGATAGCCCAGATGGCCCTCAATGACGCGCACGTCGGCGTTGCCGCGATCCTCGGTGACGCCGTTGACCTCCAGTTCGTTCTCATGGGTGCGACCCAGCGCCAGCGATACCCCGGCCAGCGCCAGATCCCTCTTGTCGGCGGTGATGGGCGCATTCACCTGCGCCCCCAGTTGGCCCAACACGGCGCCCTGGCGTGCTTGTAGATTGACCCCATCCAGGTCGTTCTTGTTGTCCAGGCGCAGATAGCGCACCCCGTACAGCAGATGCACCGCGCCGGTGGCGTCCAGCCGTGAGCGGCCCTGCAGGGCCAGATCGATGCGTTTGCGGGTGGCGTCGCCATCAAAGCCGGTGACGCCGAAGCTGCTGCTCTCCGGGCGCGTGACGCGCTCGTAGAGGGCCGACATCACCACCCCATGGCGGCCCCAGGATTTGGGTTGTAGGGCGATATCCACGCCGCCGGCGAGAGCGCGTTTGCTCTTTTTGTGGACGCGCGCGCCATTCTGCTCGTCATAGCTTTTGACCGCCGGGTAGGCGATGCGCGGGGTGATGGTGATGGCCACGGCGTTGACGGTGATGGCGTCGGCGCTGTGGGGCAGGGCGAGGCCGACAGCGAAGGCGGCGGCCAGGGCGAGAGGACGAATCATGACGGTGACTCCAGTTTCTGTTTGCCGCGTCCGGGTGGTGGGCGCAGCGAGCGATTCTGGAGTTCTTTTCGGCGTTCGAGCGCCGCGCAATGAGCAAAAAAAGCCCCGGACCAAGCGGTCCGGGGCTCGTTCGCAATAAGCGAATTTCGCTTATTGGGAATAACTTAGCCGCCGTTGGCGACCATGTGGTTGAGCAGGTCCAGCACGCGGTTGGAGTAGCCCCACTCGTTGTCGTACCAGGACATCACTTTGACCTGATTGTCGATCACTTTGGTGCAGCCGGCGTCGACAATGGAGGAGCGCGCATCGCCCAGCAGGTCGATGGAGACCAAGGGCTCTTCGGTGTAGCCCAGGAAGCGCGACTGCGCAGCTTTCAGCGCGGCGTTGACCGACTCCACGCTGGCGGGCTTGTTGACCACCATCACGGCGTCGACGATAGAGACGTCGGGGGTGGGCACGCGCACCGACAGGCCGTCGAATTTGCCCTGCAGTTCCGGCAGCACCAGACCGATGGCCGCAGCGGCGCCGGTCTTGGTGGGGATCATGGAGACGGCGGCGGCGCGAGCGCGACGCAGGTCTTTATGGGGTTGGTCCAGCATCACCTGGTCGTTGGTGTAGGCGTGCACGGTGGTCATCAGGCCGCGCTCAATGCCGAAGGCCTCGTGGATCACCTTGGCGAAGGGCGCCAGGCAGTTGGTGGTGCAGGAGGCGTTGGAGACCACTTTGTCGGTGGCGGGGTCGAAGTCGCCTTCGTTGACGCCCATCACCATGGTCTTGATGCCGGGGCCGGCGGGGGCGGAGATGATCACGCGCTTGACGCTGCCCTGCAGGTGTTTGCTGGCGGCTTCCATTTTGGTGAAGAAGCCGGTGGACTCGATCACATAGTCCACATCCACCGAGCTCCAGGGGATGTTGGCCGGATCGCGCTCACAGAAGATCTTCAACTCGCGGCCATCCACGGTCATGCCGCTCTCCGTGGGGGTCACGTCCAGGCCCAGACGACCCGCCACCGAGTCGTACTTGAGCAGATGGGCCAGGGTTTTGTTGTCGGTCAGGTCATTGACGGCGACAATTTCAATGTCTTTAAAAGCCGGGTCCTGCATCTGCGCCCGGAAGATGTTGCGCCCGATGCGGCCAAAACCGTTAATCCCCACGCGAATCGCCATATACCTGCTCCTGTATTCAGTCATAGGTGAAAAATCCGGCCTGTGGCGCCGCTCCCCTTGGAGCGCGCTGCAAGCTCAGGTAGATTACCTTAACCCTATGCCGGGCCGAATGACAACGACAACGCGGTGGCCGATGCATTCTTCGTCAAACCGTCACGTTGACAGGGCCGCTTCGTCACAAGACTCCCGTTTTCCATGGTTTAGATTTATGCCCCGCATCACGATAAAGGAGACCGTCCCGTTCAGTCCGGAGCAGATGTACGCCCTGGTGGTGGACGTGGACAACTACCCGCAATTTCTCAACTGGTGTGTGGCTGCGCGCATTCTGGAGCAA
This genomic window contains:
- a CDS encoding tRNA (cytidine(34)-2'-O)-methyltransferase; the protein is MQEGSDGARLVGGPPGNGVLKVALLRPEIPPNTGNIMRLCAATGCELHLIGPLGFRLDEASLKRAGMDYRHWAQVFRYADWDAFCASEAGQGRIIPVSTRGAQRLDQLTIAQGDLFLFGAEGSGLPAEILAQAPQVARIPMTAQARSLNLANSVAIVLYGALATLGYPGLE
- the gap gene encoding type I glyceraldehyde-3-phosphate dehydrogenase gives rise to the protein MAIRVGINGFGRIGRNIFRAQMQDPAFKDIEIVAVNDLTDNKTLAHLLKYDSVAGRLGLDVTPTESGMTVDGRELKIFCERDPANIPWSSVDVDYVIESTGFFTKMEAASKHLQGSVKRVIISAPAGPGIKTMVMGVNEGDFDPATDKVVSNASCTTNCLAPFAKVIHEAFGIERGLMTTVHAYTNDQVMLDQPHKDLRRARAAAVSMIPTKTGAAAAIGLVLPELQGKFDGLSVRVPTPDVSIVDAVMVVNKPASVESVNAALKAAQSRFLGYTEEPLVSIDLLGDARSSIVDAGCTKVIDNQVKVMSWYDNEWGYSNRVLDLLNHMVANGG